In Cupriavidus taiwanensis, the following proteins share a genomic window:
- the aceF gene encoding dihydrolipoyllysine-residue acetyltransferase: MSQAIEIKVPDIGDYDAVPVIEVHVKPGDSINAEDALVTLESDKATMDVPSPQAGVVKDVRIKVGDNVSEGSVLVMLEAANEASAAPSAAAPAPAPAAAAPAPAPAPAAAPAAAPAAGGGGTVEVKVPDIGDYDAVPVIEVHVKPGDTINAEDALVTLESDKATMDVPSPQGGVVKEVKVKVGDNVSEGTLLLILEGAAGAAAAPAPAAAAAPAPAPAAASAPVPAPAPTAAPAPAAAPAAAPAVAGVSGKAAHASPSVRKFARELGVDVSRVAGTGPKGRITQQDVQSYVKGVMTGQAAAPAQAAAAGGGGGELGLLPWPKVDFTRFGEVESKALSRIKKISGANLHRNWVMIPHVTNHDEADITELEAFRVQLNKENEKSGIKVTMLAFMIKATVAALKKFPNFNASLDGDNLVLKKYFNIGFAADTPNGLVVPVIKDADKKGVLEISQEMSELAKLARDGKLKPDQMQGGCFSISSLGGLGGTYFTPIINAPEVAIMGVCKSFQKPVWDGKQFVPRLTLPLSLSWDHRVIDGAEAARFNTYFAQLLADFRRILL; encoded by the coding sequence ATGAGTCAAGCAATTGAAATCAAGGTGCCGGATATCGGCGACTATGACGCCGTCCCCGTCATCGAAGTGCATGTGAAACCCGGCGACAGCATCAACGCGGAAGACGCGCTGGTGACGCTGGAATCGGACAAGGCCACCATGGACGTGCCCTCGCCGCAGGCCGGCGTGGTCAAGGACGTCCGCATCAAGGTGGGCGACAACGTGTCCGAAGGCTCGGTGCTGGTGATGCTCGAAGCGGCGAACGAGGCCTCCGCGGCACCGTCCGCCGCCGCGCCCGCTCCGGCGCCTGCCGCCGCGGCACCTGCGCCCGCTCCCGCGCCGGCAGCTGCTCCCGCGGCTGCGCCTGCTGCCGGCGGTGGCGGCACAGTCGAGGTCAAGGTGCCCGATATCGGCGACTACGATGCCGTGCCGGTCATCGAAGTCCACGTCAAGCCGGGCGACACCATCAACGCGGAAGACGCGCTGGTGACGCTGGAATCCGACAAGGCAACCATGGACGTGCCGTCGCCGCAGGGCGGCGTGGTCAAGGAAGTCAAGGTCAAGGTTGGCGACAATGTGTCCGAAGGCACGCTGCTGCTGATCCTGGAAGGCGCCGCCGGCGCGGCCGCCGCACCGGCTCCGGCTGCCGCGGCGGCCCCGGCCCCGGCCCCGGCCGCAGCCAGCGCGCCCGTCCCGGCCCCCGCGCCCACGGCTGCCCCCGCGCCGGCAGCAGCGCCCGCCGCCGCGCCGGCAGTCGCTGGCGTAAGCGGCAAGGCCGCCCATGCCAGCCCCTCGGTGCGCAAGTTCGCGCGCGAGCTGGGCGTCGACGTGTCGCGCGTGGCCGGCACCGGCCCCAAGGGCCGCATCACCCAGCAGGACGTGCAGAGCTACGTCAAGGGCGTGATGACCGGCCAGGCCGCCGCGCCGGCCCAGGCCGCCGCGGCTGGCGGCGGCGGTGGCGAGCTTGGCCTGCTGCCGTGGCCGAAGGTCGATTTCACCCGCTTCGGCGAGGTCGAAAGCAAGGCCCTGTCGCGCATCAAGAAGATTTCCGGCGCCAACCTGCACCGCAACTGGGTCATGATCCCGCACGTCACCAACCATGACGAAGCGGACATCACCGAGCTGGAAGCCTTCCGCGTGCAGCTGAACAAGGAAAACGAGAAGTCCGGCATCAAGGTGACCATGCTGGCCTTCATGATCAAGGCCACGGTCGCGGCGCTGAAGAAGTTCCCCAACTTCAATGCCTCGCTCGATGGCGACAACCTGGTGCTGAAGAAATACTTCAACATCGGTTTTGCCGCCGACACCCCGAACGGCCTGGTCGTGCCGGTGATCAAGGACGCCGACAAGAAGGGCGTGCTCGAGATCAGCCAGGAAATGAGCGAGCTGGCCAAGCTGGCGCGCGACGGCAAGCTCAAGCCGGACCAGATGCAGGGCGGCTGCTTCTCGATCTCGTCGCTGGGCGGCCTGGGCGGTACGTACTTCACGCCGATCATCAATGCGCCGGAAGTGGCCATCATGGGCGTGTGCAAGTCGTTCCAGAAACCGGTGTGGGACGGCAAGCAGTTCGTGCCGCGCCTGACGCTGCCGCTGTCGCTGTCGTGGGACCACCGCGTCATCGACGGTGCCGAGGCCGCGCGCTTCAACACGTACTTTGCGCAATTGCTGGCGGAC